From the Nitrobacter hamburgensis X14 genome, one window contains:
- a CDS encoding phage tail assembly protein: MTNQTTTFTPTEPIAYNDKTYPALTLHKMKAKDLVAADLVTGETRKSFAIIASMAGVPIGVVEDLDIDDFERLSEVAAPLMGKSARAAIKAAKEKTAE; encoded by the coding sequence ATGACCAACCAGACCACCACATTCACGCCGACCGAACCGATCGCCTATAACGACAAGACCTATCCGGCGCTGACGCTGCACAAGATGAAAGCCAAGGACCTGGTCGCCGCCGATCTCGTCACCGGCGAGACGCGTAAATCATTCGCCATCATCGCGTCGATGGCCGGCGTGCCGATAGGCGTGGTCGAGGATCTCGATATCGACGACTTCGAGCGGTTGAGCGAGGTCGCTGCGCCGCTGATGGGAAAGTCGGCGAGGGCCGCGATCAAGGCGGCCAAGGAAAAGACCGCGGAGTAG
- a CDS encoding phage major tail tube protein → MPSSSDMPRYILRNCTIFADRVSKIGQASEITLPVPTEKVEEMRNAGMVMPIDVPMGYEKAESSFKLTGFDPQVITLFGLAVGQEREFMVTGALAHEDGTIINATAYIRGRLIKNDHGSWKPGEAGENDFQITLRYYRLEVDGRTLIEMTPFDVSIGGQSQTSSIRAALLA, encoded by the coding sequence ATGCCGTCGAGTTCCGATATGCCGCGCTACATCCTGCGCAACTGCACCATCTTCGCCGATCGGGTGTCCAAGATCGGTCAGGCCAGCGAGATCACGCTGCCGGTCCCGACCGAGAAGGTCGAGGAAATGCGCAACGCCGGCATGGTGATGCCGATCGACGTCCCGATGGGCTATGAGAAGGCCGAGTCCTCGTTCAAGCTCACCGGCTTCGATCCGCAGGTGATCACGTTGTTCGGCCTCGCCGTCGGTCAGGAGCGCGAATTCATGGTCACTGGCGCCCTGGCGCACGAGGACGGCACCATCATCAACGCCACGGCCTACATCCGCGGCCGGCTGATCAAGAATGACCATGGCTCGTGGAAGCCGGGCGAGGCCGGCGAAAACGACTTCCAGATCACGCTGCGGTATTACCGCCTCGAGGTCGACGGCCGCACGCTGATTGAAATGACGCCGTTTGACGTCTCGATCGGCGGGCAATCGCAAACCAGCAGCATCCGCGCAGCGTTGCTGGCGTAA